From one Paenibacillus terrae HPL-003 genomic stretch:
- a CDS encoding 2-isopropylmalate synthase: MRKIWVLDTTLRDGEQAPGVSLTSTEKVEIALQLQKLGVDRIETGFPATSPGEIFSMQEIAKQVTNSTLVGFARSKEQDIDAVREALRGAEDACLHLFLATSPIHRQHKLRMDKTKVLETAAAAIRYGRKYFDKVEFSAEDASRTELDFICEVVDMAIRAGATVVNLPDTVGYASPDQFGEMFRIVKAQVPGIEKIQLSTHCHDDLGMATANTLAAIRNGVDQFEGTINGIGERAGNTPVEEVALALDTRTELYDAQTSLVLEELYATSRLVSKRTGMPVPGNKAIVGANAFAHESGIHQDGMLKERTTYEIVLPERIGLKTSKLVLGKHSGRHAFKEKLADMGFDALTEEQLQEAFRKFKALTDKKKQVLDEDLLVLMDESRSVLPQIYTLDSIQVSYGNQSVPVASIRLIKQDGTAIDEVAMGNGSVDAIFHAIDKASSEEVELEDYSIQSVTYGKDALGEVHAVLRQGEYTARGRGASTDILEASAKAYIDALNKLLGRKEVRTKGNITIS, from the coding sequence ATGCGCAAAATATGGGTGTTGGACACAACATTAAGAGATGGAGAACAAGCACCAGGAGTAAGCCTGACCAGCACAGAAAAGGTCGAAATTGCCCTTCAACTGCAAAAATTGGGCGTAGATCGGATTGAAACTGGTTTTCCGGCTACCTCGCCAGGTGAGATATTCAGCATGCAGGAGATTGCCAAACAGGTTACTAATTCAACCTTGGTTGGTTTTGCTCGGTCGAAAGAGCAGGATATAGATGCAGTCAGAGAGGCGCTGAGGGGAGCGGAGGACGCTTGTCTTCATCTGTTTCTGGCTACCTCACCCATTCACCGTCAGCACAAGCTGCGAATGGACAAGACGAAGGTACTGGAGACGGCAGCCGCAGCCATTCGTTATGGGCGCAAGTATTTTGACAAGGTGGAATTTTCGGCGGAGGATGCCAGCCGTACCGAACTGGACTTTATTTGCGAGGTCGTGGATATGGCGATCCGTGCTGGAGCAACAGTCGTCAATCTGCCGGACACAGTGGGTTATGCTTCGCCGGATCAGTTCGGTGAAATGTTCAGAATCGTAAAAGCCCAAGTGCCCGGCATCGAAAAAATACAACTCAGCACCCACTGTCATGATGATCTCGGCATGGCAACAGCTAACACACTCGCGGCCATCCGCAACGGTGTAGATCAATTTGAAGGCACAATCAATGGCATCGGGGAACGTGCCGGAAATACACCAGTGGAAGAGGTCGCGCTGGCTCTTGATACCAGAACCGAGCTTTATGATGCGCAAACCAGTCTGGTTCTGGAGGAATTGTATGCCACCAGTCGCCTGGTGAGCAAACGCACAGGGATGCCGGTACCGGGGAACAAAGCCATAGTTGGAGCCAATGCTTTTGCCCACGAGTCCGGTATACACCAGGACGGGATGCTGAAGGAGCGTACAACGTATGAGATCGTACTCCCCGAACGCATCGGCTTGAAGACAAGTAAGCTTGTACTTGGCAAGCACTCGGGTCGGCATGCGTTCAAGGAAAAGCTGGCGGACATGGGGTTTGATGCTTTGACAGAGGAGCAGCTTCAGGAGGCGTTCCGTAAATTCAAAGCCTTGACGGACAAGAAAAAACAGGTGCTGGATGAAGATCTGCTCGTCCTGATGGATGAGAGCCGCAGTGTCTTGCCTCAAATTTACACGCTGGATTCCATCCAGGTATCGTATGGCAATCAGTCGGTTCCGGTAGCGTCTATTCGACTGATTAAACAGGATGGAACAGCTATTGATGAAGTGGCGATGGGAAACGGCTCCGTCGATGCAATTTTTCATGCTATAGACAAGGCCAGTAGTGAAGAAGTAGAATTGGAGGATTATTCGATCCAATCTGTAACGTACGGTAAGGATGCACTGGGTGAAGTGCATGCTGTTCTAAGACAAGGAGAGTACACCGCCCGCGGAAGAGGCGCAAGTACAGATATTTTGGAAGCCAGCGCCAAAGCTTATATCGACGCGCTGAATAAGCTGCTGGGCAGAAAAGAAGTTCGGACCAAAGGCAATATCACCATTAGCTGA
- the fumC gene encoding class II fumarate hydratase — MNYRIEKDTLGEIKVPADRLWGAQTQRSKENFPIGSEKMPLEVIQAFAVLKKSAAISNYKLGKLSQEKQDAIIYAADEILAGRVDDHFPLVVWQTGSGTQSNMNVNEVIAHLGSQWLQEQGQDVKLHPNDDVNMSQSSNDTFPTALHVAGVIAVEDRLLPAIDKLKETFQQKSEQFKDIIKIGRTHLQDATPLTLGQEISGWYAMLDKSKRIIIDTVQYMKELAIGGTAVGTGINAHPEFGDRTSAEISSFTDKTFTSAPNKFHALTSHDEVVAVHGAVKALAADLMKIANDVRWLASGPRSGLGEITIPANEPGSSIMPGKVNPTQSEALTMVVTQVMGNDAAIGFAASQGNFELNVFKPVIIYNFLQSVNLLADSIVAFNDNCAVGIEPDLTKIEHNLNNSLMLVTALNPYIGYENAAKIAKLAHAEGLSLKEAALRSGLLTEEQFDQYVVPANMIQPKA, encoded by the coding sequence TTGAACTACCGCATCGAAAAAGATACATTGGGTGAAATCAAAGTACCGGCAGATCGTCTGTGGGGAGCGCAAACACAGCGCAGCAAGGAAAATTTCCCTATTGGCTCGGAGAAAATGCCATTAGAGGTTATTCAGGCTTTCGCAGTGCTCAAGAAGAGTGCAGCGATCAGCAATTATAAGTTGGGCAAGCTGTCACAGGAGAAGCAGGACGCCATTATTTATGCGGCGGACGAAATTCTTGCTGGGCGGGTCGATGACCATTTCCCATTGGTCGTATGGCAGACAGGAAGCGGCACGCAATCCAATATGAATGTGAACGAAGTGATTGCTCATCTCGGAAGTCAGTGGCTGCAAGAGCAGGGACAGGATGTGAAACTGCATCCCAATGATGATGTGAACATGTCGCAAAGCTCGAATGATACGTTTCCGACGGCGCTTCATGTAGCGGGTGTCATTGCAGTGGAGGATCGCTTGTTGCCTGCTATAGATAAGCTAAAAGAAACCTTCCAGCAGAAGTCAGAGCAATTTAAGGATATTATTAAAATTGGACGTACCCACTTACAGGATGCCACGCCGCTTACACTGGGTCAGGAAATCAGCGGCTGGTATGCCATGCTGGATAAAAGCAAGCGAATCATCATCGACACCGTTCAATATATGAAGGAGCTTGCGATTGGCGGTACAGCCGTGGGCACGGGTATTAACGCTCATCCGGAGTTCGGTGACCGAACCTCTGCGGAAATCTCCAGCTTCACCGACAAAACGTTCACGTCCGCACCAAACAAATTCCATGCGCTGACGAGTCATGATGAAGTGGTTGCCGTACACGGAGCCGTTAAAGCGCTTGCTGCTGATTTGATGAAAATCGCCAATGATGTTCGCTGGCTGGCAAGTGGCCCGCGTAGCGGCTTGGGTGAAATCACGATTCCTGCTAACGAGCCGGGCAGCTCGATCATGCCGGGTAAGGTCAATCCGACCCAGAGCGAGGCACTTACGATGGTCGTTACGCAGGTCATGGGTAATGATGCAGCTATCGGCTTTGCTGCGAGTCAGGGTAATTTTGAACTGAACGTGTTTAAGCCGGTCATTATTTATAATTTCTTGCAATCCGTGAATCTGCTAGCGGATTCAATTGTAGCCTTTAATGACAACTGTGCGGTCGGCATTGAGCCGGATCTCACTAAAATTGAGCACAATTTGAACAATTCGCTGATGCTGGTGACAGCATTAAATCCGTATATCGGATATGAAAATGCGGCTAAAATCGCTAAACTCGCGCATGCGGAAGGACTGTCTCTTAAAGAAGCGGCTCTTCGTAGCGGACTGCTGACCGAAGAACAGTTCGACCAATATGTCGTACCGGCGAATATGATTCAGCCCAAAGCATAA
- a CDS encoding helix-turn-helix domain-containing protein: MGIGCNIRAARKRKNLSIQQICERTGLSQGFMSQVENNKTSPSIATLDSIANALKVPLAFLLLKEEERMQVIRKDERRKTVYGKNKLQVDHLGDQGNVKMMLVDMPPGSSTEEAHAHGGDEIHFVMEGTVYVEQGEESATLEAGDSFSWRAAIPHYVKNVGESNARILISVFLEAENDA, translated from the coding sequence ATGGGTATAGGATGCAACATACGCGCCGCACGTAAACGTAAAAATTTATCCATCCAGCAAATATGCGAACGAACCGGATTATCTCAAGGTTTTATGAGTCAAGTGGAAAACAATAAAACCTCCCCGTCCATTGCTACACTGGACAGCATCGCTAATGCACTTAAGGTGCCCCTCGCTTTTCTGCTGCTCAAAGAAGAGGAACGGATGCAGGTGATTCGCAAGGACGAGCGACGTAAAACGGTCTATGGTAAAAATAAGCTTCAGGTTGACCATTTGGGGGACCAGGGTAACGTCAAAATGATGCTGGTGGACATGCCGCCAGGCTCATCCACGGAAGAAGCGCATGCTCATGGGGGCGATGAGATTCATTTTGTTATGGAAGGCACGGTATATGTGGAGCAAGGTGAGGAGTCGGCTACCCTCGAAGCAGGAGATTCCTTTAGCTGGAGAGCAGCCATTCCCCATTATGTCAAAAACGTGGGAGAAAGCAACGCTCGCATTCTGATCTCCGTATTTCTCGAAGCAGAGAATGACGCTTAA
- a CDS encoding DoxX family protein — MSSASRNISTIMRVALGILFLAHGIAKFQMGLGNVAGWFSSIGVPGFLGYAVAVIELVGGIALILGLLTRYVSGLFVIVLIGAIFTAKLSGGLMGNGQGAGYELDIAFILVALHLVFAPTTRLSLDSLFSRRTSTEQ; from the coding sequence ATGAGTTCAGCAAGCAGAAACATTTCTACAATTATGCGGGTGGCGTTGGGTATCTTGTTTTTGGCGCACGGAATTGCTAAATTTCAAATGGGGCTGGGTAATGTAGCTGGCTGGTTTTCCAGTATTGGTGTTCCGGGATTTTTGGGTTATGCCGTTGCAGTAATTGAGTTAGTCGGAGGAATTGCTTTAATTCTTGGATTGCTTACCCGTTATGTATCTGGACTTTTTGTTATTGTATTAATCGGTGCAATTTTCACAGCAAAATTGTCTGGCGGTCTGATGGGTAATGGTCAGGGAGCAGGCTATGAGCTGGATATTGCCTTTATTCTGGTAGCTCTGCATTTGGTATTTGCGCCGACGACTCGTTTGTCTCTGGATTCTTTGTTTAGCCGTCGTACTTCAACAGAACAATAA
- a CDS encoding potassium/proton antiporter: protein MEQTTVINFIALLLSGLLLVGVLTTKFSSRFGMPALVLFIAVGMVLSQFIYFDNAFITQLVGILALIVILFEGGMQTKFADVKPVIRPAMSLSTLGVMITTVVIGVCAKFILGVSWMESMLFGAIVGSTDAAAVFSVLGGKNIKKRITSTLEAESGSNDPMAVFLTVTLIELIHHPEQSIWVHILLFLWEMGFGLVVGFVLGRIAVYAINKMNFDSSGLYPVMALAFAVLTYAAASLLEASGLLAVYVMAIVLGNSDLTYKRSIIHFNNGFAWMVQIMMFVLLGLLVFPDQLLGIAWQSLALSFILMLIARPLGVFLSLLFSRYSIREKTLLSWAGLRGAVPIVLATYPLLDEMDVGPLFFNVVFFVVLTSAIIQGTTISWLAVKLGLMDPNETSSPSLLELVSLGKTTSEINHIQVQEGMSIVDKAIQDMQLPDDILFTAIIREEQIIAPRGTTVIKPGDTLYVLSPKLKRQQMKELFMLLEPEAAP, encoded by the coding sequence ATGGAACAGACAACTGTTATTAATTTTATTGCACTTTTGCTGTCCGGCTTGCTGCTGGTTGGCGTACTGACTACCAAATTTTCCAGTCGTTTCGGCATGCCCGCGCTCGTATTGTTTATTGCCGTCGGCATGGTGCTCAGTCAGTTTATTTATTTTGATAATGCGTTTATTACGCAGTTGGTGGGAATTCTCGCGCTCATCGTTATTTTGTTTGAAGGCGGGATGCAAACGAAATTTGCAGATGTTAAGCCAGTCATTCGGCCTGCGATGTCACTATCGACGCTTGGCGTCATGATTACAACTGTGGTCATTGGCGTTTGCGCCAAGTTTATTTTGGGCGTGAGTTGGATGGAATCCATGCTGTTCGGAGCTATTGTAGGATCGACGGATGCGGCAGCAGTGTTTTCCGTTTTAGGTGGTAAAAACATCAAGAAACGAATTACGTCCACGCTGGAAGCGGAATCCGGAAGTAATGATCCGATGGCCGTTTTCCTCACAGTAACGTTGATTGAGCTGATACATCATCCTGAGCAATCCATTTGGGTACATATTTTGCTGTTTTTATGGGAAATGGGTTTTGGTCTGGTCGTTGGTTTTGTGCTCGGACGCATAGCTGTATATGCCATTAATAAAATGAATTTTGATTCATCTGGTCTGTATCCTGTGATGGCGCTGGCATTTGCGGTCTTAACGTATGCAGCCGCATCCTTACTGGAGGCAAGTGGCTTGCTGGCGGTATATGTCATGGCCATTGTGCTGGGTAATTCAGACCTGACCTACAAGCGCTCTATTATTCATTTTAACAACGGCTTCGCCTGGATGGTACAAATTATGATGTTCGTCCTGCTCGGGCTGTTGGTTTTTCCCGATCAGTTGCTCGGCATTGCGTGGCAAAGCTTGGCGCTTTCCTTCATCCTGATGCTCATAGCCCGTCCGCTTGGCGTGTTCCTGAGCCTGCTTTTTTCCAGGTACTCTATACGCGAGAAGACACTGTTATCCTGGGCAGGATTAAGGGGAGCGGTACCGATTGTACTGGCTACCTATCCACTGCTGGATGAGATGGATGTGGGGCCGCTGTTTTTCAATGTCGTATTCTTCGTCGTGCTTACCTCGGCCATTATACAGGGTACGACCATTTCGTGGCTGGCGGTGAAACTCGGCTTAATGGACCCTAACGAAACGTCATCACCCTCGCTTTTGGAATTGGTATCTCTAGGGAAAACCACATCGGAGATCAATCACATTCAGGTTCAGGAGGGGATGTCTATTGTGGACAAAGCGATTCAGGATATGCAACTTCCCGATGACATTTTGTTCACCGCTATTATTCGAGAGGAGCAAATTATAGCTCCGAGAGGCACAACGGTGATTAAGCCGGGGGATACCTTGTATGTGCTTAGTCCGAAGCTCAAGCGCCAGCAAATGAAAGAACTGTTCATGCTGCTTGAACCGGAGGCCGCACCGTAA
- a CDS encoding phosphodiester glycosidase family protein → MKPEVLPQRATARRQKNKKKKRKGKFGRFMARLFIVLLIAGVGGGAWLFLTPSGKDMRYLAADTLITTQHRHWAKYFIGEAEAQKRVAEYSARFEQMGEEKDRHTINLPDLTPTKVQQTPLVEVEEVSGRNYHGYVMTVHDPTKIRLGIPANVGKGERVSSMVERLGAVAGVNGGGFADPNWNGNGFKPIGVVISQGQLYYNDMGKNASAQIVGIDKQGKMVAGHYSLSELSKMNVQEAVTFQPRLIVNGKGLIRNASEGWGIAPRTAMGQRADGAIIFVTIDGRQPGYSIGANLYDMQNILLKHGAVIGANLDGGSSTVLVKDHAIVNKPSSEYGERYLPTAFLVFEHPENVSIPNIWEGMNPGDIDAAKKR, encoded by the coding sequence ATGAAACCGGAAGTCTTGCCACAGCGTGCAACAGCCCGCAGGCAGAAAAACAAAAAAAAGAAACGAAAAGGAAAATTCGGTCGCTTTATGGCGCGGCTTTTTATTGTACTACTGATCGCAGGAGTCGGGGGCGGCGCGTGGCTATTTTTAACGCCATCTGGCAAGGACATGCGCTACTTGGCGGCGGATACGCTGATCACAACACAACATCGTCACTGGGCAAAATATTTTATTGGTGAGGCGGAGGCGCAGAAACGAGTGGCCGAATATTCGGCCCGTTTCGAGCAGATGGGTGAGGAGAAGGATAGACATACGATCAATCTGCCTGATTTGACACCGACCAAGGTCCAACAAACGCCGCTGGTTGAAGTAGAAGAGGTATCCGGTCGCAATTATCATGGCTATGTGATGACGGTGCATGACCCAACTAAAATCAGACTCGGGATTCCTGCCAATGTAGGTAAAGGAGAAAGAGTATCCAGTATGGTAGAGCGCTTGGGAGCCGTTGCAGGCGTAAATGGCGGCGGCTTTGCCGATCCCAACTGGAATGGGAATGGATTTAAGCCGATCGGCGTTGTTATTTCACAGGGCCAGTTATATTACAATGATATGGGGAAAAACGCTTCTGCCCAAATCGTAGGTATAGATAAGCAGGGGAAAATGGTGGCCGGGCATTATTCACTGTCTGAGTTATCCAAAATGAACGTGCAAGAAGCGGTTACCTTCCAGCCACGCTTGATCGTGAATGGTAAAGGTCTCATTCGCAATGCAAGCGAAGGATGGGGAATTGCTCCCCGTACGGCAATGGGGCAAAGAGCAGACGGCGCGATTATTTTTGTGACCATCGACGGTCGTCAGCCGGGTTACAGCATCGGTGCCAATTTGTATGATATGCAAAACATTTTACTTAAACACGGAGCGGTTATCGGTGCTAATCTGGATGGTGGATCATCGACCGTGCTCGTCAAGGATCATGCCATTGTCAATAAACCTTCTTCTGAATACGGCGAGCGGTATTTACCGACAGCATTCCTCGTATTTGAGCATCCAGAGAACGTAAGTATCCCTAACATTTGGGAAGGTATGAATCCTGGAGACATTGACGCAGCCAAGAAAAGATAG
- a CDS encoding VOC family protein, with protein sequence MTAHIHDNTRIGQVSLKVSNLERSIQFYTEVVGFQLLRQTSDTAELTVDGKHPLLTLKFIENAVILPRQSAAGLYHFAILVPNRVALGLSLRNLLVHEIEIGQGDHDVSEALYIHDPDNNGIEIYADRPRDQWKKDGNGYYIMGTDPVDAEGLVAISENLPWQGLSEGTVIGHVHFHVSNLLKAQQFYCDVLGFDITCRYGSSALFVSAGGYHHHMGLNIWAGEGALPAPEHAAGLNYFELIVPNQKALEAVVARLTEAGYGVEERDGAKYVADPFRIHIKLVTDGQAV encoded by the coding sequence ATGACAGCACATATTCATGACAACACCAGAATCGGGCAGGTTTCATTAAAGGTTAGTAATTTGGAGCGCTCTATTCAATTTTATACCGAGGTTGTTGGCTTCCAACTGCTGCGTCAAACGTCGGATACCGCTGAATTGACAGTCGACGGAAAGCATCCGCTGTTAACCCTTAAGTTTATTGAAAATGCAGTTATTCTTCCGCGCCAATCCGCAGCCGGATTATACCACTTTGCTATTCTTGTGCCGAACCGCGTTGCTCTGGGCCTGTCTCTGCGTAACCTGCTTGTTCATGAGATCGAAATCGGGCAGGGGGACCATGATGTAAGTGAAGCTCTGTATATCCATGATCCCGATAATAACGGGATTGAGATCTATGCGGATCGTCCTCGTGATCAGTGGAAGAAAGATGGAAATGGATATTACATTATGGGTACAGATCCTGTGGATGCAGAAGGCTTGGTCGCCATTTCCGAAAATTTACCTTGGCAGGGGCTGTCTGAAGGAACGGTAATTGGACACGTTCATTTCCATGTGTCTAATTTGCTCAAGGCGCAGCAATTTTATTGCGATGTGCTCGGTTTTGACATTACATGCCGCTATGGCTCGTCAGCTTTGTTCGTATCCGCAGGTGGTTACCATCACCACATGGGCTTGAATATTTGGGCAGGGGAAGGAGCGCTCCCAGCTCCCGAGCATGCTGCAGGCCTGAATTATTTTGAGCTGATTGTGCCGAATCAAAAGGCACTGGAGGCCGTTGTCGCCCGTTTGACTGAGGCAGGATATGGTGTGGAGGAACGCGATGGTGCCAAGTACGTAGCTGATCCGTTCCGCATTCATATCAAACTGGTTACCGACGGCCAAGCCGTTTAA
- the glsA gene encoding glutaminase A — MTSEWQRLQTKLPEWVEQSRHQYIHGKVAAYIPELSKAPADALGVVVMNGTGETLVAGDTEISFTMQSISKVFTLILALMDNGEDVVFSKVGMEPTGDRFNSMLKLELVEPGIPFNPLINAGAIAVSSLIRGNSPEEKFARVLQFFRLLTRNDTLEYDQDVYDSESATGHLNRSLAYFLMEKGILRGHVEDVLEVYFRHCAVKLNCTDLARMGLVLAYNGRDPVTGVPLIPRRYVQIAKTFMTTCGMYDASGEFAIQVGLPAKSGVSGSIMTMVPGRYGIGLVGPSLNRMGNSTAGVHLLETMSRDLDWSLF; from the coding sequence ATGACATCGGAGTGGCAGAGACTACAGACCAAACTGCCGGAATGGGTGGAACAAAGCCGTCATCAGTATATTCATGGTAAGGTGGCAGCGTATATTCCCGAATTGTCCAAAGCCCCGGCCGACGCGCTGGGTGTTGTCGTGATGAACGGAACCGGCGAGACTCTGGTAGCCGGAGATACCGAAATAAGCTTTACGATGCAAAGCATCTCGAAGGTATTCACGCTTATTTTGGCCTTGATGGATAATGGCGAAGATGTTGTCTTCTCCAAGGTCGGTATGGAGCCTACCGGAGACCGTTTTAATTCCATGCTGAAGCTGGAGCTGGTCGAGCCGGGCATCCCGTTTAATCCGCTTATTAATGCAGGAGCCATCGCCGTGTCCTCTTTGATTCGTGGAAACAGTCCCGAAGAGAAGTTTGCCCGTGTCCTGCAATTTTTCCGTCTACTTACCCGTAATGACACGCTGGAATATGACCAGGATGTCTACGATTCGGAATCTGCTACAGGCCATTTGAACCGTTCCCTTGCCTACTTTCTGATGGAAAAGGGAATTCTGCGCGGACATGTTGAGGACGTGCTGGAGGTTTACTTCAGACATTGCGCTGTAAAATTGAACTGTACAGATTTGGCGCGTATGGGACTCGTATTAGCCTACAATGGACGTGATCCGGTCACGGGTGTACCACTGATTCCCCGCCGCTATGTACAGATCGCTAAAACCTTTATGACCACATGCGGCATGTATGACGCATCTGGAGAATTTGCCATTCAAGTCGGGCTGCCCGCCAAAAGTGGCGTGTCTGGCAGCATTATGACGATGGTGCCTGGACGATATGGCATTGGACTGGTCGGACCTTCTCTGAACCGCATGGGCAACAGTACAGCGGGTGTACATTTGCTGGAGACCATGTCGCGGGATTTGGATTGGAGCTTGTTTTAG